The stretch of DNA CCAACCTCAACATCACCCAGGCCGTCGCCCGCATCGAGGCCGAGGTCCCGGACAGCCCCGAGCGGAAGACCATCCTCGATTTCATCGCGGCCTCCCAGCGCGGCCTCCTCGGCTGACCAGATGGCCCGCGCCTCCCTGGAGCAATGCCTGGAACTCGCCGCCGCCGCCTACCAGCAGCGCGACTTCGATACCGCCCGCGCCCACGCCGAAAAAGCCTGTAAACTCGCACCGGAAAGCGTCGACGCCTGGGATTTCCTCGCCATGTCCGCCCAGGAAAACGGCGACGCACCGACCGCCGAGCGCGCCTGCAAAAAGGCCCTGAAGCTCGCCCGACAGGCCTGCGAAAAGAACCCCCGCGACGGAAAAATGGCCCTGCGCCAGCTCTTCCTGCTCATGCGCCTCGACCGCAAAGACGAGATCGAAGCCCTCCTCGCCCTCCTGCAGGAACGCCACCCCGACAGCCCCGGACTGAAAAAACTGGTCACAACCTACCGAATGCGATTCAAATAACCCCCAACCACTGATGCCTAAACCCCACACCCCAAAGCCCAAAGCCCAAAGCCCAAAGCCCAAAGCCTAAAGCCTAACTCTCAACTGTCAACTGTCAACTGTCAACTGTCAACTGTCAACTGTCAACTGTCAACTGCTAAAATCCCCCCATATGTCCGACACGCTCCTGCAACTCACTTCAATCGACAAAACCTTCGGCGGCGTCGTTGCGCTGCGCGAGGCGCGGCTGCACGTCCGCGCCGGTGAAGTGCTCGGGCTCGTCGGCGAAAACGGGGCCGGCAAAAGCACCCTGATCAACATCGCCACCGGCCTCTTTCCCGCCGATGGCGGCGTCATGCTCCTCGGCGGACAGCAGGTCGCCTTCGCAAATACCCGCCAGGCCGCCGAACACGGCGTCATGGTCGTCCACCAGGAAGCCGACCTCTTCGCCCAGCTCAGCATCGCCGAAAACATGTTGCTCGGGCGCGGACTCGAACGCGGGCCCGCCGGACTCATCAACTGGGGCGCGACCCATGCCGAGGCCCGACGGATGGTCGCCGAGATGGGCGAGGCGTTCGACGTCACACAGGACGCCGGCGGACTCACCGTGGCCCGCCGCACCATGGCGGAAATCGCCGCCGCCGTAGCGACCAATCCCCGCGTGCTCTTCCTCGACGAGCCCACCGCCTCGCTGACCGTTAAAGAAATCGAAAACCTCTTCGCCCAGATCCGACGCCTGCGCGACGCCGGCGTCGGCATCGTATACGTCAGCCACCGCCTCGAAGAAATCCTGGAGGTCTGCGACCGCGTGACCATCATGCGCGACGGCGCGACCATCGAAACAAAGCCCGTCTCCGAACTCACCATGGACCACATCGTCGCCACCATGGTCGGGCGCGAACTGGAAACCGTGCACGCCAAGCGCGCCGTGCCCATCGGGGAAGTCCGCGCGAAGTTCACGGGGCTCACCGCACGCGACGGCAGCTTCCGCGACATCACCTTCGACGTCCGCGCCGGCGAAATTGTCGGCCTCTACGGCTTCGTCGGAGCCGGGCGCAGCGAGTTCGCCCAGGCCGTCTTCGGCATCCGCCAGGCCGCCTCGGGCGCCATCGAAATCGACGGCAAGCCCCTGCGCATCCGC from Candidatus Hydrogenedentota bacterium encodes:
- a CDS encoding tetratricopeptide repeat protein codes for the protein MARASLEQCLELAAAAYQQRDFDTARAHAEKACKLAPESVDAWDFLAMSAQENGDAPTAERACKKALKLARQACEKNPRDGKMALRQLFLLMRLDRKDEIEALLALLQERHPDSPGLKKLVTTYRMRFK